From the Prunus dulcis chromosome 4, ALMONDv2, whole genome shotgun sequence genome, one window contains:
- the LOC117623914 gene encoding polyphenol oxidase latent form, chloroplastic produces the protein MATAPSPTTMGTYSSLISTNSFSTFLPNKSQLSLSGKSKHYVARRSSISCKATNNNSSNNQNEQQEESSRLLGKLDRRNILIGLGGLYGATTLDPKPFAFADPIAPPDLTKCQLAEITTGGDTVPCCPPVTTKIKTFKPDLSIPLRTRPAAQQVTDEYLAKFKKAQAAMRALPDDDPRSMVQQAKVHCAYCNGAYPQVGFPDNDLQVHFSWLFFPFHRMYLYFYERILGKLIDDPTFALPYWNWDSPAGFPIPDIYTDTSSPLYDQYRNADHQPPVLVDLGYGKTNDDVDDQTRIDENLAIMYRQMVSGAKTPDLFFGHAYRAGDLNTGKYPGTVENMPHNNIHLWVGDPNQTHQEDMGNFYSAGRDPLFYAHHCNVDRMWTIWKTLGGKRQDITDTDWLDAEFLFYDENAELVNCKVRDSLDTAKQLRYNYEPASLPWLFTKPTARKTKNKTKAKVAATQLTSKFPATFDSKTTVEVARPKPRKRSKKEKVDEEELLIIKDIEFEGNEAVKFDVFINDDAESLSRRDKSEFAGSFVHVPQGKTTKAKTKTNLKLGITDLLEDLGAEDDSSVLVTLVPRVSNSPITIGGFKIEYSS, from the exons ATGGCCACTGCACCCTCTCCCACAACCATGGGCACTTACTCTTCTCTCATCTCCACCAATTCCTTCTCAACTTTCCTCCCAAACAAATCCCAACTTTCTTTATCTGGAAAAAGCAAGCACTACGTTGCACGTAGGTCATCAATCTCATGCAAAGCCACAAATAACAACAGTAGCAATAATCAAAatgaacaacaagaagaaTCTTCTCGTTTGTTGGGAAAATTGGACAGGAGAAATATCCTCATTGGCCTCGGCGGCTTGTATGGCGCCACCACCCTCGACCCGAAACCATTCGCCTTCGCCGACCCGATAGCCCCACCCGACTTAACCAAATGCCAGCTGGCCGAAATCACCACCGGAGGTGACACCGTCCCCTGCTGCCCTCCTGTGACGACAAAGATCAAAACCTTCAAACCAGACCTGTCGATCCCGCTGCGGACGAGGCCCGCCGCCCAGCAAGTCACGGACGAGTACTTGGCCAAGTTCAAGAAAGCCCAAGCCGCCATGAGAGCCTTACCCGATGACGACCCACGTAGCATGGTGCAACAAGCTAAAGTTCACTGTGCCTACTGTAACGGTGCATATCCACAGGTAGGGTTTCCGGACAATGACCTCCAAGTTCACTTTTCATGGCTCTTCTTTCCCTTCCATCGCATGTACTTGTACTTCTACGAGAGAATCCTCGGCAAGCTCATTGATGACCCAACTTTCGCTCTTCCATACTGGAACTGGGACTCTCCAGCAG GCTTCCCAATTCCAGACATTTATACTGACACCAGCTCCCCACTCTACGACCAGTACAGAAACGCCGACCACCAGCCGCCGGTTCTGGTGGACCTCGGCTACGGTAAGACAAACGATGACGTGGACGACCAGACAAGAATAGACGAGAATCTGGCTATCATGTACCGTCAGATGGTTTCCGGTGCCAAAACCCCCGATCTGTTTTTCGGCCACGCGTACAGGGCTGGGGACCTAAACACGGGCAAATACCCCGGCACCGTCGAGAACATGCCTCACAACAACATCCATCTATGGGTCGGCGACCCAAACCAGACCCACCAAGAGGACATGGGCAACTTCTACTCCGCCGGTCGTGATCCCCTGTTTTACGCCCACCATTGCAACGTGGACCGCATGTGGACCATCTGGAAAACCCTTGGAGGCAAGCGCCAGGACATCACCGACACCGATTGGCTCGACGCCGAGTTTCTGTTCTACGACGAGAACGCTGAGCTTGTGAACTGTAAGGTTCGGGACAGCCTCGACACAGCGAAGCAGCTTCGATATAATTACGAACCTGCGAGTCTTCCGTGGCTGTTCACAAAGCCAACCGCTCGTAAAACGAAGAACAAGACGAAAGCTAAGGTGGCTGCGACGCAGCTGACGTCGAAGTTCCCGGCCACGTTCGACTCAAAGACGACGGTTGAGGTGGCGAGGCCGAAGCCGAGGAAGAGGAGCAAGAAGGAGAAGGTTGATGAGGAGGAGCTGCTGATCATTAAGGACATTGAGTTCGAGGGTAACGAGGCGGTGAAGTTTGATGTGTTTATTAACGACGACGCTGAGTCGCTGAGTCGGAGGGACAAGTCCGAGTTTGCTGGGAGCTTCGTGCACGTGCCACAAGGGAAGACGACGAAGGCGAAGACGAAGACGAACCTGAAATTGGGGATAACGGACTTGTTGGAGGACTTGGGAGCGGAGGATGACAGCAGTGTGCTGGTGACTTTGGTGCCTAGGGTTTCGAACTCGCCGATCACCATTGGTGGGTTCAAGATCGAGTATTCTTCTTGA